A window of Babesia microti strain RI chromosome III, complete genome contains these coding sequences:
- a CDS encoding hypothetical protein (overlaps_old_locusTagID:BBM_III01040) has protein sequence MILATVVISSLVISFVESATVNVVLDGKLHILESGRRISEFATVLKQYISNPNEAIIYYKDKILDLGTGHDIEFADNDHLYIYSKVGKKSASPLDLFSTLFKAYMNSQFVKDKSKNRSDGKDTSKDENKRYEDNDQLVETLKKLASSPMLWDSIMKYATPENMAILSNALNNSKSYYDKIKTKPQGNDNVNKSTPKDDL, from the exons ATGATTTTAGCGACGGTTGTTATATCGTCTTTAGTGATTAGTTTTGTGGAGAGTGCCACAGTTAATGTTGTTCTAGATGgtaaattacatattttggAATCGGGGAGGCGTATCTCGGAATTTGCCACGGTACtaaaacaatatattagCAACCCTAATGAGGCAATAATTTACTATAAAGATAAAATTCTCGATTTGGGGACTGGTCACGACATTGAATTTGCCGATAAtgatcatttatatatctattCTAAAGTAGGCAAAAAATCTGCGTCGCCGCTGGATTTGTTTAGCACATTATTCAAGGCATATATGAACAGTCAGTTTGTTAAagataaatcaaaaaatagGAGTGATGGTAAGGATACGAGCAAGGATGAAAATAAGAGATATGAAGATAACGATCAACTTGTGGAAACACTCAAAAAGCTAGCTTCCTCGCCTATGTTGTGGGATAGTATAATG AAATACGCAACGCCAGAAAATATGGCAATTCTATCGAACGcactaaataattcaaaatcatactatgataaaattaaaactaAACCCCAAGGAAatgataatgtaaataaatcgACTCCCAAAGATGATttataa
- a CDS encoding minichromosome maintenance protein 5 (cell division control protein) (overlaps_old_locusTagID:BBM_III01045) produces the protein MIDGQEGRVYHAGAGSPEFMLLPGSFPSLSNVYLYFTHFINAYSANSLQQGKLKRELFDNIKNNNFLLQLKLEDLYNFQNVVAAKVDDTMTQIKLPYYYAEQLVKALTERPLIYLPTIESACYNVCKEQHKLSGDVYINHIQLNLLNTFCKPTPIRSLLAINQERFLVVPGIVVQAGRIQHKLKTAVLQCRYCDHKMSLDVPVWIDKPSMPQTCRYAATLKAVESSVNQPQLGCDGVKYPYVILPNECKFVDVQSLKIQELPEDVPTGDMPRHLELNMTRYLCEKLIPGDRVHVHGVLTLYNSQKRATKHDVTGRSYLHVLGIQKFQNMQDSNVEFDLEEANDLTLLASQPDVHEKIFKSIAPALYGLENVKKACACLLFGGTHKKIGNETKIRGDINMLMLGDPSVAKSQILKFVDKVAPVSVYTSGKGSSAAGLTATVVRDRQGLFSLEGGAMVLADGGVVCIDEFDKMRTDDAVAIHEAMEQQTISISKAGITTMLNSRCSVIAAANPTFGSYNDDSDTIEQHDFKATILSRFDIIFLLKDKEDIDRDTTLCKHILSLHAAKSQSVDTPIPLKKLTRLIQYARQTIFPILSRDAKDSLRNYYVQKRTEYRMDNRTNTKKIPITLRQLESLVRLSESFARMELSSVATEKHVQMAINLFTVSTAETAKSTLVFESLSIDEQKLVKQAEDDILSHLRNGQRVTRNSLMKDMQMRGFDVSFISKAISILIKKRVLQERGDRSLRRVD, from the exons ATGATAGATGGGCAAGAAGGACGTGTGTATCATGCTGGTGCGGGTAGCCCGGAATTTATGCTCCTTCCAGGAAGCTTTCCCAGTTTATCGAATGTGTACCTTTATTTCACACATTTCATCAATGCTTACTCGGCAAATTCATTGCAACAGGGTAAATTAAAGCGTGAGTTGTTTGATAACATcaaaaacaataattttctaTTGCAGCTAAAACTAGAagatttatacaatttccAAAATGTCGTAGCTGCAAAAGTAGATGACACCATGACTCAAATCAAATTGCCGTATTACTATGCAGAACAACTGGTAAAG GCTCTGACTGAACGTCCTTTGATCTACCTACCTACAATCGAATCAGCTTGTTACAATGTGTGCAAGGAACAGCATAAACTGAGTGGAGATGTCTATATTAATCACATACAACTTAACTTGCTTAATACCTTTTGCAAACCTACTCCCATAAG ATCCCTTCTAGCGATTAACCAGGAAAGGTTCCTTGTTGTACCAGGAATTGTGGTCCAAGCTGGACGAATCCAACATAAACTAAAAACTGCAGTGTTGCAATGCCGTTATTGCGATCATAAAATGTCGTTAGATGTTCCAGTTTGGATTGACAAGCCTTCAATGCCACAAACTTGCCGTTATGCAGCTACGCTTAAGGCAGTGGAATCTTCTGTCAACCAGCCACAACTGGGTTGTGACGGTGTTAAG TATCCTTATGTTATACTGCCAAATGAAtgcaaatttgttgatGTGCAATCACTCAAGATTCAGGAATTGCCAGAGGAT GTTCCTACTGGAGATATGCCAAGGCATCTAGAGCTAAATATGACTAGATATTTGTGCGAAAAACTCATACCAGGAGATAGAGTGCATGTACACGGCGTGTTAACACTTTATAATTCACAAAAAAGGGCTACTAAACATG ACGTAACGGGCCGCTCGTATTTGCACGTACTTGGGATACAGAAATTCCAAAACATGCAAGACTCGAATGTTGAGTTTGATTTGGAGGAAGCAAATGACCTAACGTTATTAGCTTCACAACCCGACGTCCATGAGAAAATATTCAAGTCAATAGCACCCGCACTTTATGGGTTGGAGAATGTTAAAAAGGCTTGTGCATGTTTGTTGTTCGGCGGCACACACAAAAAGATTGGCAATGAAACCAAAATTAGGGG cgatataaatatgttgatGCTGGGAGATCCCTCTGTTGCCAAATCACAAATTCTAAAATTCGTCGACAAAGTGGCGCCGGTGTCCGTTTACACATCTGGTAAAGGAAGCAGTGCTGCCGGTTTAACCGCTACGGTGGTTAGGGATAGACAGGGCTTGTTTTCACTTGAAGGTGGCGCCATGGTCTTGGCCGATGGAGGCGTGGTTTGTATAGACGAATTTGACAAGATGCGCACTGACGATGCAGTGGCTATACATGAGGCAATGGAACAACAA ACAATATCAATTTCCAAAGCTGGGATTACGACTATGTTGAATTCCAGATGTTCAGTAATAGCTGCCGCCAATCCCACATTTGGCTCATATAATGACGACTCAGATACCATAGAGCAACATGATTTTAAGGCTACAATCCTTTCAAGGTTTGACATCATATTTTTGCTGAAGGACAAGGAGGATATTGATCGAGATACTACACTGTGTAAACACATACTAAGTCTTCATGCA GCAAAAAGTCAGTCTGTAGACACTCCCATTCCCTTGAAAAAGCTGACGCGTCTGATTCAATATGCAAGACAAACAATCTTCCCAATACTTTCTCGTGACGCTAAGGATAGCTTGAGGAATTATTACGTTCAGAAAAGGACAGAATATAGGATGGATAATCGCACCAACACCAAGAAGATTCCTATCACTCTTAGGCAGTTGGAGTCTCTCGTTAGACTATCTGAAAG tTTCGCCCGTATGGAATTGTCCAGCGTTGCTACAGAGAAGCATGTACAAATGGCCATCAACCTCTTCACAGTCTCTACGGCTGAAACTGCCAAATCTACACTCGTATTTGAATCGCTATCAATTGATGAACAAAAACTTGTGAAG CAAGCAGAAGATGACATATTGAGTCACCTGCGTAACGGTCAACGTGTCACTAGAAACAGTTTGATGAAGGATATGCAAATGCGAGGGTTTGATGTTTCATTTATATCAAA GGCAATTAGTATATTGATTAAGAAGAGAGTGCTTCAGGAAAGGGGAGATAGATCTCTCAGACGTGTCGATTAA
- a CDS encoding non-specific polyamine oxidase (overlaps_old_locusTagID:BBM_III01050) has protein sequence MRRWLLVFAYLSREQREFVDAEVCKLFDKKSHPLYSALMNNFRCCILKKYLYTPSLTIERHVSTARDGRYNYTVRLISTELNICQVLQPGKVNFCFQKFGPHLSLPVPDSTTQRSQTLNLLKSLQTDVKVVVIGAGVAGLAASNLLINEGISTFLVEACEIGGRMRSCKNGIPLGANYLHCIQGAATDVRSRRGTKSLVGLAMQLKPKVADTCGGCWESTLYCNWYDYQGNIIPLERVVWMHHLFELTRNAAIDLKESDGTIYFRSGIKSGASKPFDFSRGSLMMLYNELVPTLEANPVLIGELPLRKASPDDSTDDESRSSIGSIEQPPIATNISLFELIKQAFKFIVITKHLSQKELTFVDFCLFWSIVRTRFGYNGSLDDSSMLMCNIKNEMSTSHEFGTLYGAIKDSKFIAANSRLQNTVKPQPFTLNNCSDKVMVEGWNWLINHLAMPLTNSICTNTVVKSVMINDSDTKNPTVSVTMVTKDSTQLTVICEYCIVTVSPGALTDICFSPPLEAKQNVLNNISMGHHNKLIMEFDEHDVFWPKDTIQFNCLDHRFQFMNLHAYGHKGMLLAHLFPPFSIDYNGLTDNEVLDECLKILSLMFKCTVNKPKYYYLTRWHDDPYTKGSYSYPKSGASGDDIFVLRAPHPIDNPKVLFAGEYLSRSYYQCVDGAYDTGIRAAEELVYMYKNSSACDLDKYIGYYLTDGEDEDVKFVRIGKDPHVSDMCQTRINWELQSYSYIKNGCDLNNGVKNMGENVIVKRCNCCIYEGPSCEAIERLSTGNNYLAVNGIKGYNSANNGTNGSELDIREKVLGIFDEKRVLIRDRKVFEKKVDKLKRRHISLIKYVKS, from the coding sequence ATGAGAAGATGGTTGCTGGTCtttgcatatttatctCGCGAGCAAAGGGAGTTCGTCGACGCAGAAGTCTGTAAGTTGTTTGACAAAAAGTCTCATCCATTATACAGCGCTTTAATGAATAACTTCCGATGTTGCATACTAAAGAAATATCTCTATACTCCCTCACTCACAATTGAACGTCATGTCTCCACGGCCAGAGATGGCCGTTATAATTACACAGTTAGACTCATATCCACTGAACTAAATATCTGTCAAGTTTTGCAGCCAGGAaaagtaaatttttgtttccaaaaatttggCCCTCACCTTTCACTTCCGGTACCAGATTCCACAACACAACGCTCCCAAACATTAAACCTACTGAAAAGTTTACAAACAGACGTAAAAGTTGTAGTCATCGGGGCGGGAGTAGCAGGACTTGCAGCATCAAATCTTCTAATTAATGAAGGTATATCGACGTTTCTGGTAGAAGCATGCGAAATTGGTGGTAGAATGAGGAGTTGTAAAAATGGAATACCATTGGGGGCAAATTATCTACACTGCATTCAAGGTGCTGCCACAGATGTTAGATCTAGAAGGGGTACCAAGTCTCTAGTGGGTCTAGCAATGCAACTTAAACCAAAAGTTGCTGATACTTGCGGCGGATGTTGGGAATCGACTTTGTACTGCAATTGGTACGATTACCAAGGAAATATCATTCCATTGGAGCGGGTCGTGTGGATGCATCATCTTTTTGAACTTACCAGAAACGCAGCTATTGATTTGAAAGAGTCTGATGGTACTATCTATTTTCGTAGTGGTATAAAATCTGGAGCAAGTAAGCCTTTCGATTTCAGTAGGGGATCCCTGATGATGCTGTACAATGAATTAGTACCCACTTTGGAGGCTAATCCCGTACTGATAGGGGAGCTGCCCCTACGAAAGGCGTCTCCAGACGATTCCACGGATGATGAATCCCGCTCCTCCATTGGTTCAATTGAGCAGCCACCAATAGCCACAAATATCAGCCTATTTGAACTGATAAAGCAAGCATTTAAATTCATAGTCATAACCAAGCATTTATCCCAAAAGGAGCTAACATTTGTGGACTTTTGTTTGTTTTGGAGCATTGTGAGAACTAGATTTGGTTACAATGGTTCACTGGACGATAGCAGCATGTTGATGTGTAATATTAAGAATGAAATGAGCACAAGTCACGAATTTGGCACTCTTTATGGTGCGATTAAggattcaaaatttatagCAGCCAACTCAAGACTCCAAAATACTGTGAAACCACAGCCATTTACGTTGAATAATTGTTCGGATAAGGTCATGGTTGAGGGGTGGAATTGGttgataaatcatttagcAATGCCACTAACTAACTCTATTTGTACTAATACTGTTGTAAAATCTGTGATGATCAATGATTCTGACACTAAAAACCCCACAGTTAGCGTGACAATGGTAACCAAAGATTCGACTCAACTAACCGTCATTTGTGAATATTGCATTGTGACTGTATCCCCGGGGGCATTAACCGACATTTGTTTTAGTCCCCCCTTAGAGGCTAAAcaaaatgtattaaataacatttcaATGGGCCATCACAATAAGTTGATAATGGAGTTTGACGAACATGATGTATTTTGGCCAAAAGATACAATTCAGTTCAATTGTCTTGATCATAGGTTTCAATTTATGAATTTGCATGCTTATGGGCATAAGGGGATGTTACTGGCACACCTATTTCCTCCATTCTCCATAGATTACAACGGGCTAACTGATAATGAGGTTCTAGATGAATgcttgaaaattttatcgcTAATGTTTAAATGCACAGTAAATAAGCCTAAGTATTACTATTTGACTCGCTGGCATGATGACCCTTATACAAAGGGTTCATATTCCTACCCTAAGTCCGGTGCATCGGGTGATGACATTTTTGTGTTAAGGGCTCCTCATCCCATCGACAATCCGAAGGTGCTATTTGCAGGGGAATATCTATCCCGGTCGTATTACCAATGCGTTGATGGTGCTTATGATACAGGAATAAGAGCGGCTGAAGAGTTGgtgtatatgtataaaaattctaGTGCTTGTGATTTAGACAAGTATATTGGTTATTATTTGACGGATGGTGAGGATGAAGACGTCAAATTCGTGCGCATCGGCAAGGATCCGCATGTAAGTGATATGTGCCAGACTCGCATAAATTGGGAATTGCAATCTTACAGTTACATTAAAAACGGTTGTGATTTGAACAACGGTGTCAAAAATATGGGTGAAAACGTGATTGTGAAAAGATGcaattgttgtatataCGAGGGTCCTTCGTGTGAAGCGATTGAGAGATTGTCCACTGGCAATAACTATTTGGCAGTTAATGGTATCAAGGGTTATAATAGCGCTAACAATGGTACAAATGGCAGCGAATTAGACATACGGGAGAAGGTGTTGGGTATATTTGATGAGAAGAGGGTTCTGATAAGAGACAGGAAGGTGTTTGAAAAAAAGGTGGATAAGCTAAAGCGGAGGCATATATCTCTGATAAAGTATGTAAaaagttaa
- a CDS encoding DNA helicase MCM8 (overlaps_old_locusTagID:BBM_III01055) — protein MDNVILCLYLPEHANDPQIMECVSEWTEIFIRNKLTLIDPELWRIRKDFEVAIDYETILPLAPINFQLQIFTSPDITLSKISASIHLVLIKSGLDKNFTKFVPSHHNPSNTTSHTVYGDHISGGLPKDAAKLEEYAGKYRSDGYKMIDYNLQNTNNNLIFTLECYNLLDILQTNNIQIQLLRILLFNIPTTGFDNLRSRNVGYIASICGQVQRISTVKPRVNSILFKCLTCRCNFFQSLVEGRFHMPTKCALNSCKSSRFKILRHHSKICNHQTIRVQECYRDLSDKPPKSIDIELSGSMIDNCMPGNIVTVVGIVRASRIAQDRGRKGLSNALLNIYLQALSITSGDEKMKGDTSTWDSRYDNFIRDLQLNEPLRYYLISSSICKSIIGHPYLKAGLLLCLLGGTPIFDHRGGLVKRGNIHCLLIGEPGVGKSKILRGLCNLAETGRFFSGGSMSASGLTASLIRETDSTEFILEAGALILSDGGTCCIDELDKVSQAQQHAFLESMEQQTVSISKAGVVCTLSAKCTLICAANPKMGKFSESKPLVDNVNIPFPLLNRFDLLFLLRDGDSTFITDSRVSNSILELNESNNDKCQQYSLGGSSSGALGDKITCFENSDQVPSQLIQAYIKYAKSLPDPKFTHSSANIIKNYFRKLKVISPFPVTIRQLEALIRLAQARARGDFSEIIKDGHAQEIVELYNHTLYSYSEPKSTRRRLKGSIIHRFIEYLVQMHGMHRSTYSTNELEEAARHVIGGCNINMDVDSLIERANYSGFIIKTVNGWEVVQ, from the exons ATGGACAACGTTATATTGTGTCTTTACTTGCCAGAACATGCAAATGATC CGCAAATTATGGAATGTGTAAGTGAATGGACAGAGATCTTCATCCgtaataaattaacacTTATTGATCCA GAACTCTGGCGGATAAGGAAGGACTTCGAAGTGGCCATTGACTATGAAACTATTCTTCCCCTGGCGCcgataaattttcaattacaaatattcacCTCTCCTGATATAACATTATCCAAAATCTCTGCATCAATACATCTAGTACTGATAAAATCGGGCCTggacaaaaatttcacaaaatTCGTTCCATCTCATCACAACCCAAGCAATACTACTAGTCATACTGTGTATGGCGATCATATTAGCGGCGGATTGCCTAAGGATGCTGCTAAACTGGAGGAATATGCTGGGAAATACCGTTCTGATGGATATAAGATGATCGACTacaatttgcaaaataCTAATAACAATCTCATCTTTACATTGGAGTGTTATAATTTGCTGGATATTTTACAGACGAACAATATACAGATACAACTACTCAGG aTTCTACTGTTTAACATACCTACAACTggatttgacaatttaagAAGCCGCAATGTAGGCTATATTGCTTCCATTTGTGGCCAGGTACAACGGATCAGTACAGTAAAACCAAGAGTCAATTCCATACTTTTTAAGTGCTTGACCTGCAGGTGCAACTTTTTCCAGTCACTTGTTGAAGGGAGGTTTCACATGCCTACAAAATGTGCGTTAAACTCTTGCAAATCCTCCagatttaaaatattgagGCATCACTCAAAAATCTGCAACCACCAAACTATAAG AGTCCAGGAATGTTACCGGGATTTGTCGGACAAACCCCCCAAATCTATTGATATAGAA CTATCGGGAAGTATGATTGATAATTGTATGCCTGGAAATATTGTCACAGTTGTTGGTATCGTACGCGCTTCAAGAATTGCTCAAGATAGGGGGAGGAAGGGACTGTCCAATGCGTTGCTAAATATCTACTTGCAAGCTCTGTCAATTACATCA GGCGACGAAAAAATGAAAGGTGACACCTCCACCTGGGATTCAAGGTACGACAACTTCATTCGtgatttacaattaaatgaaCCCTTGCGTTATTACCTAATCTCCTCCTCAATTTGTAAAAGTATCATAGGCCATCCCTACCTTAAAG CCGGATTGTTGTTATGCTTACTAGGAGGCACTCCCATATTTGACCATAGGGGGGGATTGGTTAAGAGAGGCAACATCCATTGCCTATTGATAG gtGAACCTGGAGTAGGAAAGAGCAAAATACTGCGAGGTTTATGCAATTTAGCAGAAACAGGCCGCTTCTTCTCTGGCGGTTCAATGTCAGCAAGCGGGTTAACCGCATCTCTCATACGAGAAACAGATAGTACGGAATTTATCCTTGAAGCTGGCGCTCTCATTCTCTCAGATGGAGGCACCTGTTGCATTGATGAACTTGACAAGGTTTCTCAAGCTCAGCAACATGCTTTTCTGGAGAGTATGGAACAACAG acaGTGTCTATATCAAAGGCTGGTGTTGTTTGTACACTTAGTGCTAAGTGTACTTTGATTTGTGCTGCAAATCCAAAGATGGGAAAGTTTTC GGAATCCAAGCCTTTGGTAGATAATGTGAACATTCCATTTCCCTTGCTCAATCGTTTTGATTTGTTGTTTCTTCTAAg GGATGGAGACTCCACATTCATTACAGATTCCCGTGTTTCCAATAGCATCCTGGAGTTGAACGAGAGCAATAATGATAAGTGCCAACAATATTCACTTGGGGGCAGCAGCAGTGGGGCACTTGgcgataaaattacatgtTTTGAAAACTCAGATCAGGTCCCAAGTCAACTCATTCAAGCATACATTAAATATGCCAAATCTCTACCTGACCCCAAATTTACGCACTCTAGCGCCAATATAATAAAGAACTATTTTAGGAAACTAAAAGTTATATCTCCATTTCCAGTCACAATACGTCAATTGGAGGCTCTGATTCGTTTGGCACAG GCCCGCGCTAGAGGAGACTTTAGCGAAATAATTAAGGACGGGCATGCCCAAGAAATCGTCGAACTGTACAACCATACACTGTATAGCTACAGTGAACCTAAATCTACTAGGCGTAGGTTGAAGGGCAGTATTATCCACCGCTTCATAGAATATCTGGTGCAAATGCATGGGATGCACCGTAGCACATACAGTACAAAT GAGTTGGAAGAGGCAGCTAGACATGTAATTGGAGGctgtaatataaatatggaTGTTGATTCTCTTATAGAGAGAG CAAATTATAGTGggtttattattaaaacGGTAAACGGATGGGAAGTGGTACAATGA
- a CDS encoding Chaperone protein DnaJ (overlaps_old_locusTagID:BBM_III01060), with amino-acid sequence MGNDPKGYYRLLGLQQDATLNDIKKRYRELALKYHPDKNPNDRELASEKFKQLAQAYDVLSNPESRAAYDCGTNGTKNFVGTNFGFHDAERIFEMVFGSDLFEDIFRSGFATSSSTSARTNVKFNGGNKGRNRRQRNRNFDDFFDESPPSFFTFEEEFDDFPDFGGFGGFNDFGRGIFQQMLSQQSRNFSSFNRGPVHVQSSVTCYTNGVGTTRVSKSVRDVNGRTTGEFTEYYVDSGGNTHIRSGTIGGNTSRDNNRRIGNRRH; translated from the exons ATGGGGAATGATCCTAAGGGCTACTACCGCCTATTAGGGTTGCAACAAGATGCCACGCTTAATGACATCAAGAAAAGGTATCGTGAATTAGCACTCAAATACCACCCAG ataaaaatccaaatgaTCGAGAACTGGCTTCAGAGaaatttaaacaactgGCCCAGGCCTATGATGTACTTTCTAACCCTGAAAGCAGGGCTGCTTATGATT gTGGCACAAATGGCACTAAAAACTTTGTTGGGACAAATTTTGGCTTTCATGACGCTGAAAGAATATTTGAAATGGTATTTGGGTCAGATCTCTTTGAAGATATATTTCGTTCTGGCTTTGCCACCAGCTCTAGTACTAGTGCCAGAACCAACGTAAAATTCAATGGGGGCAATAAGGGTCGAAATAGGAGGCAAAGGAATCGAAATTTTGACGATTTCTTTGATGAATCCCCTCCTAGTTTCTTCACTTTCGAAGAggaatttgatgatttcCCAGATTTCGGTGGATTTGGTGGCTTTAATGATTTCGGTAGAGGGATTTTCCAGCAAATGCTATCACAGCAGTCGCGCAATTTTTCTAGTTTTAATAGAGGCCCAGTCCATGTCCAGTCATCTGTCACTTGCTATACAAATGGCGTTGGAACTACGAGAGTTTCTAAATCAGTTAGGGATGTAAATG GAAGAACCACAGGAGAGTTTACTGAATACTATGTAGATTCGGGAGGCAATACTCATATAAGATCTGGGACAATTGGTGGTAATACCAGCAGGGACAATAATCGTCGCATAGGAAATCGCCGCCACTAG
- a CDS encoding 3,5-cyclic-nucleotide phosphodiesterase (overlaps_old_locusTagID:BBM_III01065): MDDLTSALEVIRNFLMNENTNFPPQQIWKSLERIQLAVNEKFSSTKVSIRNDYFHSYFDRLNIFANICKGVNHSKVDANSFPNSYRNLTHRLSDCTNDGSYTGDDLDDGKANNQNCGAKNRRAVNNYTARSDTDMGNDYNYTLINNLSKNYCDLGNYWDFDFLAQYKNVDVVNAKGPVVVFGFALLKKTLSKFHPSCLQYLLPLLMDIQREYQPNHYHNSLHGAMVAHLAVILSREIGVEALLSSYDHVAFVLAALAHDVGHPGRNNLFLANTANPLSLIYNDISTLENYHSSLLFHILRCHPEFVNQFGAKDWQNMRKRIVELILATDMRCHFNHVNEIKEKRLSGNFDLCNQEDMWKALVICMKAADIGHVAVNWESHLQWTKLVTDEFYDQGDDEKRLGLPVSFLCDRNSADQLPSTQINFLKCIAIPLMEELQHLETDKKFVSNTVIANVNNNISEWSKKLSPK; the protein is encoded by the exons ATGGATGACCTTACTTCTGCACTGGAGGTGATCCGGaattttttgatgaatGAAAACACAAATTTTCCGCCACAACAAATATGGAAAAGTTTGGAACGGATTCAGTTGGCGGTGAACGAGAAGTTTAGCTCCACTAAGGTTTCAATCCGAAATGACTACTTTCACAGCTATTTCGATCGCCTAAACATATTTGCCAATATTTGTAAGGGCGTCAACCACTCTAAAGTCGACGCCAATTCATTTCCTAACAGCTACAGGAATTTAACACATCGCTTATCTGATTGCACGAACGATGGATCATATACTGGTGATGATTTGGACGATGGAAAGGCTAACAATCAAAATTGTGGCGCCAAGAATAGAAGGGCGGTGAACAATTACACCGCTAGGAGCGATACCGATATGGGTAACGATTATAACTATACACTCATAAATAACCTGTCCAAAAACTATTGCGATCTGGGTAATTATTGGGACTTTGATTTCTTAGCCCAGTACAAGAATGTGGATGTTGTCAATGCAAAAGGCCCAGTTGTGGTTTTTGGGTTTGCACTGCTGAAAAAAACCCTTTCAAAATTCCATCCTTCATGtttgcaatatttgttGCCTCTGTTAATGGATATACAAAGGGAGTACCAGCCGAACCATTATCACAACTCGTTACACGGTGCTATG GTTGCACATCTTGCGGTAATTTTGTCTCGGGAAATTGGAGTGGAGGCACT CTTATCAAGCTACGATCACGTGGCATTTGTCTTGGCGGCTCTGGCACATGATGTGGGCCATCCAGGAagaaacaatttatttttggcaaaCACTGCCAATCCCCTATCactaatatacaatgacATTAGTACACTGGAGAACTATCACTCATCTCTACTATTCCACATTTTGCGTTGTCATCCAGAATTTGTCAACCAATTTGGCGCGAAAGACTGGCAAAACATGCGCAAACGCATCGTGGAACTGATACTCGCTACGGATATGCGATGCCACTTTAATCAtgtaaatgaaattaag GAAAAGCGCCTAAGTGGCAATTTTGACCTTTGCAACCAGGAGGATATGTGGAAAGCACTAGTGATATGCATGAAAGCTGCCGACATCGGCCATGTTGCTGTAAATTGGGAATCTCATCTGCAATGGACAAAGTTGGTTACTGACGAGTTTTACGATCAGGGCGATGATGAAAAGAGACTCGGGCTACCAGTATCATTTCTTTGTGATCGAAACTCTGCCGACCAACTGCCTTCTACGCAGATAAACTTCTTAAAATGTATCGCTATT CCCCTTATGGAAGAACTACAGCACCTAGAAACGGATAAAAAGTTTGTTAG CAACACGGTAATCGCTAATGTGaataataacatatcaGAGTGGAGTAAAAAACTCTCGCccaaataa